A segment of the Brienomyrus brachyistius isolate T26 chromosome 13, BBRACH_0.4, whole genome shotgun sequence genome:
CTGCTGTCCTCTTCTCCATCTGACTGCAAGTGAGTTGCTAACCAAGATTGAACCATACAAGGTTAGTAAGACACCACAAAAAAGGACAGACTTCAGAATTACTAATTAACTGGATAGAGTGGTTTTCCAGTCAGGGGTAGCCCTAATCTCTAAGAAAGAAGCCCAGTTTGCTAATGATAATTATTTAGAGTAAGTGGCTAAAACAATTAGAATAAGAGTCTCTATTGTCATATAGACAAGGCCGGGTAGAAATATAAGTGGGCACAGCTTGTTAGAGACATGACAATAGATAATTAACAATTACAGACAGAGAATAAATACAAGACAAAAGATGCACAACGGAGAGGGGAAAATGCAGTGGTTTGTACAAATACACGTAATGCAATGCTGACAGCTATATATGATGCATTCATTAGCACATCTGCCAGGCTCATGGATAAGAGTGAGTGGATAGAGTTGTCAGGTTTACCAGCATCCTGGCCTGTGAGCCGCCTCGCCTCGTTCAGCGCTCTGGCCGGCATCCCCAGCTGACCGCTCTCGTTCCAGCCCCAGGTGTACACATCGCCCCCACCTGCCATCACAGAAATACACACCCATAAATCTCAGCCAAAGCATAACTGCCCAAGAAGCTTATTACGGGAGGGGCTTACTGCTGATGCACACGGAGTGCCAGTTCCCTGCTGCCACCCCCGCCATAGCCACACCCCACAGTGCCTCCAACACCCGTGGCTCCGTCTCCCCAACCAGCTCGCCGTGCCCCAGCTGACCATGACTGCCAACAGAGCCATAAAGCAGAGCAGTCACACCAGTGCCAACCCTTCCAGGAAGAAAATCAGGGGTGGATattgggctggggtacactgaGTGAGAGTGGGATCAGACCCCATTACCGTGGCACCTCACCTGCCTGATCCCCAGGTAAAGACCCCCCCTGAGGCACTCAGTAAGACAGCATGCTGCTGCCCCAAAGCCAGGCTGGTGACATTCAGCTGTGGAGACAAAGGACGAAAAAACGGGGGTGCTGTCCCAACATATCCTCCTGGAACCAAAGGCAGGGCAGATGGGAGCCCTACAGACACAGGCAAATGCAAAAGAGGAGACAAACAACCAGAACAGTAATTAAGAATAACATCAACCCTGTATAATGAGCTATAAAGAAAACTCGTACTTGTTGAAGACAGTACCAGCCTCATCGGCAGGACCACGGTCCATCTTCCAGACAGGCGCGCCAGTCACTTCCTCCAGCGCCCAACACTCCACCCGGTCGGCGAAGCTTAAGGTCAAGTATCTCTCGGAGACCTGCGCATCCAGACAGCCGCGGCTCTGCGACACGCTGTGAGGCGCAGTGTGCTCAGGGGCCCCGAAGCCGGACAGACAGGCATGGCCGGCATCTGCAGGAGAGTCGGAGTGTCACGCCGGATGTGTGAAAGACGGCAACCCTGCGGCTGCAGTGGAAGCCATGTCTCATCAAAGCCTGCATGGGCTGCTTTGCTTGTCAACGTAACTGCATAAGTGGAGATGGATTAAATTCAGAcgttttactataagaacaaatGAGATTTCCATAAAATGCAGGCGGGGATTCACCTCCAAAGTGCAGGGTAGCTCTTCGGCTCCAGCTGGCTCTGATCAGGACAAGTGTCTGTCCCGTGTTCACAGCCGCAGGCTCACTTTCGCGCTTAGGCTGCCGATCCGAATCGCAGCAGCCGATCTTCACAGGAACTATAACTTTGACTTCGGCGTCTTGTCCCGTTCCCTCTTTCCCCTCGCATTTCGCCGCTTCACAAATCTGTCCAAAGGCATTAAAGCCGAAGCCGAACCAAACCATCTGAGACCCAGATACCGCTGGACGACATTTAACCCGGAGCATGCGCATTGGCCAGGTCTATTCCCTTAAAGGCGCAGGCATACTTTTAAAAGTCCAAAGCATCAATCCGTCCATTAATTTACCAAACGCTGATCCTGGACAGAGGCGTGTAGCTCATCGCGTGTACAACACAGGGTACAAACCATTCACTCCATCCCTGATATATATTATTGAATATCATATTTTGGCATTAAAAACAAAGAATATTAAAAACTGTAAGATttagatatttatttattagtgcAATGACAATATCTGTgtttacagtgaattatttaaaaatactggAATTGTGCTGGACTTAAAAAGCACTTCTAAAAAGGCACAGGTAGCCCCAGTAGCCTAAGCTACATACATATTCTCCTTTGCTTTGAAGTGAAGCATCGTATTCCACTGGGAAGTAGAAAAGGGACTTTGGAATGCAAAAAACAATAGAAAACAGACAGCGTGTGAGCAGCAGAGAGGCAAAAAATTTTGGTCTCATTTTAGCTTCAGAACCTGTGATGAGAAACAAAGTGAATATAAATAATTCTGGCTACACTTCATGGTAGTCTTGTGTTAGAGAGAGCGCCAGGTGACGTGCCGGCAGGTGACGTGCCGCTTGTGCCCGGCCCAGCCCACCCCCATGGCGTTAGGGCTCGGCAGaatggcccccctccccctggtcGCCAGTGCTTTTGATAAAGCCGTATTCCAGCGCCACATCCAGGCACTGCTTGGCTGTCCTGGCGACGGGGCCCTGCCCCGGGGCGCCCCGCTTGGCCAGGACTGAGAGAATCTCCAGGGCCTCGCTCTCCATAAGCTGCTGGGCCAGGCTGCGCTCGGCCTGCATCATGTTGTGGGTGATGACGGCTCCTCGCAGCTGCAGCTCCACGTTGTCATTCAGCAGCAGAGACTGCAGGATCTCAAGCCAGTGGCTCGTCTGTAGGAGGGCAGGAGAGAGCACCAGTGGTCATGTGGCCTTCTGTGTGCATTCGTGCCGTGCGCGTTGCCTGGTGACGGGAGGCTTTAAAGCCACAGTCGGTGGGATTATCATATGTAGGTTTACCCTTTGTTGCCCACTCCCATCGCCCACCCCACATCTCAGAGCTGCACTGCCTCCCATCGTTCCTGCGCGTCTGCATCTGCGGGCCGTGCTGGCGGCTCACCGTGTCGGGGATGCGGCTGCAAAGCTGCGGCTGTTCTGAGGTCAGCATGGCCAGCGTGCCTGCGGCAGCCTTTCTCAGCCTGTCGTCATCCTCCCCGCTGTACAGCACCAGCAGCTTCAGACGGTCGTTACCCGTGGCAATAAACAGCTGCTGAACCTGTGCGTCAGCAGCCAATTAGAACACGCCCCCTGGTGACACGTCTCATTTGGCCAGCCATAAATGACTATTACGCCACAGCTAGGCTATTCACCGTTTTGGACCAACTGCTGCTGCCTTAATAAGAGCGGACCATAGCAGTAGGTGGAGCAGCACTGACCTCCGTGCTCAGGACCAGGTTGCACATGCACTCGGTGGCCGCAGCACGGACGAGCGCTTGCTCCTCGAACATGTAGCCCTCCACTTTCGGGACGGCCTTCTCCTTGATAATCTTCTGCCTGGGGGGTGAGGAGACAATGAGAACTAAATGAGCAAAGGGCCAGCAAAGTCTTTTATAGCTTTGCTTTTTTATTCAGGTGGATAGtacagatccagaaagtaagaatccagaccaagattttgtttcaaccaagcagttgagtataaagagtggcAGTCATGGAGTATTAAAGTGGCTGGCTAAGACAAAATCTAGGTCTGCATTCCTActgtctggacctgaacttaccACCTAAGGTTTGTATATTttcaattttcatttgaaattcaGGTTAGTTTTAGTCCAGTGTGGGCTTATTTGTGAAATATATTTCTATatagttttatatattttagtttCAGTCTAAGCTCTGCGCATCAGCATGTTTCCACTTGGAATATTAAGAGACCTCAACTTCCGCCAGTGTCCTTGCGTATTTATGTAATGCCCTCAGCTACACCTTCCAGCTTTGTAATGAGCCTCTCAGAGGAATGCGAGCAAAAATAAATCAGCCCTGGAAACGGTGTGAAAGTGCTTATCCACTGCTGCGATCAAAcagcaataaaacacaataatctTCATTTCAATACTCTCAAAATCTCATTAATTCACGTAAATTGCTATTATAGTGAACATGAGAAGCAGTGTGAAAGTGAAGagagaagaatggaaaatgtgttaTTGTATAAACACTGGATGCTGCAGTTTACGCACTCGCACTGACGCAGTACGGATGCCAGCGGACAGGCAGCGACCGACCTGAGCCTCTCACTGACGCCCGCCAGGTTGGTGAGCGCCATCAGAGCCTCGAAGTTCTGCAGCAGGGTGCATTCCAGCTTCAGCAAGGTCACCAGCGGCCGCACCACCTCAtagacctgcagggggcagtcctgagcAGGGGCCCTTACACACACACTCGTGGTCTCAGGACCAGGTTGTACTCTTCATTACATGCTCTTGAGACACACACTAGAGTTGATTCTGcccttccacacacacacacacacacacacacacacacacacacacacatacacacacatacactcttcTAGGAGATGCCAGTGAGCGTGTACTTACTCTCTCTCCAGGGAAGGCAATCTCTGGATTGGACGTGATGGCGATTTTGGCCAGAGCCTGTGCGGCCTTGATCTTTCCCACATCCGTGCCCTCAGACGCCAACGGAATCAGGGCCTGGAGAACAGGAGGAGACCCAGCACTGCACTCACCAGGCCATGGGTAACATCTTCCAGGATGAGAGAGAGCTGCAACAAACTTACCTTCCCACCCCCCTGGGCCACCACAGTGCCTCTGTCCTCCTGCCTTTCAACCAACGCCAAGAACACCCTGCAGAGAGAGTTAAAGATTTACGGACAGAGTGAGCGAGAGAGCGAGGGAAAGGACAGGTTCAGTTGTGTAGAGATATCTCTAGAGCCTTCAAGAACAAGGAAAGATTCCCAAACTGAGGACTTTTTATCTTGTGAGGCCTGCTGGCAGCCTGACCTGCTGATGCACTCCCGGCACGCGTCAGTGAGGGTGGGGCTCTCCTGTTTCACCATGCACACCAGCGCAGAGACCACACCAGCCCCCAGCAGCTTGGCCAGCCGCTGCTGTACAAACGACTGTGCATCCTgaaacgtacacacacacatgctgtgTCCAGGACAAGAGAGTACAGGGGCACAGAGGCCCAGCGGAGGTTCCGATTGGCAGACACGCACCTTAGGGTGCTCCTCAGGGACGTGCTGCTTTGCGTACTTGGCCAGCTCCACCAGCTGGGGGTCAGGCTTCTCCACGTCGTAGCTGTTGGTGCAGTTCACCAGCGTGGAGCCCACCGCAAACAGCACCGTCTTATCGTCAGACTGCAGACACAGGTATCATGTGTAAAACGACTGACTACACACTGGCTGTTACCTACAGAGAAATGACAGGATTGTAAGAGCTGTGGGTGCAAGAGCTCAGCCACCTTAGCCAGCTGGAACATGGCCTGCAGAGCCTGTTTATCCTCCACCAGCTCCTCCTTCACGTCCGCGTCGAAGGTGAGGTATGCCAGACCCTCGATCGCCCACCGCCGAGAGCTTGCGGGCAGGGACTCGTTGCACAGCCACCTGCACCGGGGAGGATCCGCATCAGCAAGGGCAGCAGTTCTGCGGGGGCGAGAGGCGGCCCCCTACGCTGCAGGCGAGTGGCAAAGCAGTGTCCTACTTCCTGCTCTGCTTGGCCAGCTTCAGCGTTGATCCCTCCGCAAACTGCTTCATGCTGAAGTCGGTCCCTCCGGCTGAGCCCAGCTTGCACAGACCCTGCAGGAAACACGCAGAAACTCAGTGTGCGATGACTTCTCCTCTTGAAGGTGGGGGCCTGGGGCAGGGGCTGTACTCACCACTAAGGCCCGCACTCGGATGCCATCATTCTCACTCTTTTTGTAAAGGTCCTTCAGCAGTGCCACGCCATTGGCCGTGATGAAGGAGGCCCTCTTGGCCTTGCCGGCTGCATGGATGAGGGCCtccactgccacctgctggtggacGAGGTTGTGAGAGCCACACTGGGAGATGACGGCATCCATAACGCCGGACAGCTCCAGGCAGCGGTTGCCGACGTCGCTGGGGCCCTGTAGCAGTGCTGAGACCGTCTGAATGGCGCGTAGCTTGCGGTCAAGGGCTGAGCTACCAAAATGCTGCCTgatcaaaaacaacaacaaaaagtcAACCAGATGGTGCCTCTTCtcccctcccctgcccccccacacaccccactGTACTCAACTGGACATATTCCTCGCAGAGACGGCTGAAATTCTCCCGCTCCTTGTCTCCCTTCAGGTCGTCGTACAGCTTGTTCAGTAGGACAGAGCAGCTCATGTGCGTGTTATCAGAGAGCGGGGGCCCACCTGAGACCTCGGGGATGGTTCCCGCTACCTCGAGTATCTTCTTGAGCCCTGAGTGAAGAAAGAACTTGTAGGAAGACCAACAACACCAACGACTAGATACCCTGGGCCCATGTCTGCCTCATGACCCAAAGGTCAGCATCAAGTCCTCTCCATCATTCCGCTTCCTACTAGTAGATAAACAGACTGTGCTTATCAACACCTAGTGACCAACCATGACCAAAAGATTCCCACTGATTCCCATGAATACTATCAACAGCCCATTTACTCAGATGATTTTCCAAAAGTCTTTCTTCCTTACAGGGGGTCTCGTTTTCCTTTTCCCCCTCACCTTTACAGTTTATTGGCCGTCTGTGAAATCTGTAATGTAAAGTGTATCTATAACATAGAGCGTATGTATAACGTAAAGCACAATGTCACAGCAGACTTGTGAAAACGCATCGTATGAAATATCCCACGTGATTAGAAGGCGCAAGAGACGACCCACACCTTGGTCGATCACCCACAGGGTGAGCGAGTTGTCGGGGTCCTTCTGCGACTTGCGGGGCACCTGTTTAACCAGCAGGTTGATGGCGCTGTCTCGCCCGGAGCCCGACACGGACGGCGCAGGCAGCATGTCCAGGAGGTGCTGCAGCATGGAGCGCAACTCCCGGGATGGCTCTGCGGAACATGCGGATTCCAGAAACAAACTCCCGCTCAGTCCAAACCGGTGCAAAAGCGTTCACAGACCTTACTGTGGGCAAGGCTCCTCTACAGCGAGAGTAAGGGAACAAGGAAAGTGAGGTATGCAGAGGAGAGGGGACACTGGATTGTTTCAGCGTGAAACAATGCATCGTTAAATGTGCTTTAATTAGCATGACGTGATGTAGAGGGACACTGATGGCAGCGTGTGTATTTTAACTGATATGAACTTAATGTTTGCTAAAAGTTTCTTTTACAATTAAATTTTACAATTTATCAGAAACAGGCGTATTTTTCCCTCAGAAATTTGTCCAGTGCGCACGTGCGGCGTTAACACGGCTGTGTTTATGTTTAAGGCTTGTGTCAGTGCAGGTTTTATGAATGCAGTGTTAGACTAAACAAACACTCAGGAGGAAACCTTCAAATTTATGGGGAGCTGCCTTCAACATCGAGTACAATCATGCGACTGAGCGCAACATGCATGTGCAAGACATGTCAAAACAATATCCGTAAATCCGTAATTTGTTTATGGAACGTCTCGTTTAAGTCATGTTTAGCAAACAGATCTTTATTATAAAAAGTCCTTAAAGGCAAAATGTATAACCTCTAACATCATAGAGAGTGATTATTTCATGCATAGAAGGTGATCAATGAAGCCGTTCACTGGAGAAACCATTCTACAGCTCAGCAGATGCCGAGTAGTAAAACAGAGTTAGCAGGGAGCATCGTAGGCGGGATTTAAGACCTTAGTTGGTGAAGCTTCATGTGAAAATGTATGTGAACTAGTTAGTTTGTTCATGCCAAAATTagattatttaataattataaactTATATATAatctaaaaaactaaaaaccgtGCCTTCTCGGCAGCCCCCCGTCTCCCTGATCATGACCCGACGCCAGAGTGGCCTGGGACCCAGCAGAAATACATAGTAAAATTCTGATGATGAAGGATGCTGTACTATTGGTGCTCCAGGAATTTCTATGCAGCGATGATTATGTTCTCACCTGGCAAGATGGCTGCATCTTTGCCCCTGACGTCCTTCTTCATGCCCTGGGTCAGGGCCTCGAACATGACCTGCAGGAGGTGACAAGCGGCTAGAGACACAGAGTCACTCTCGGAGCCCATGATGGAGCACAgcttctccatccccatctcatTGACGATGGCCATAGTCTGCGGGACAGAAGCGAGATCAGGTCAGTGGGAGTTTGCAGGAAGGCAGCTTCCTGGGAGAGAGGAGGACGACAGCCCACCCTGGACTGGTGTCCGGTACAGAGGCCCACGAGGCTCCTGAGTGCAGACAGCACCACGTCCTCCTGCTTGAATTCCAGCAGCTTTTGCAGGAGCTTCACGCCATCATTCCGGAAAATCTGCTCTGCTCCGGCCTCCTCCCGGGACAGAACCACCAGGTTCTGGGCAGC
Coding sequences within it:
- the LOC125706009 gene encoding RCC1 domain-containing protein 1-like, coding for MRMLRVKCRPAVSGSQMVWFGFGFNAFGQICEAAKCEGKEGTGQDAEVKVIVPVKIGCCDSDRQPKRESEPAAVNTGQTLVLIRASWSRRATLHFGDAGHACLSGFGAPEHTAPHSVSQSRGCLDAQVSERYLTLSFADRVECWALEEVTGAPVWKMDRGPADEAGLPSALPLVPGGYVGTAPPFFRPLSPQLNVTSLALGQQHAVLLSASGGVFTWGSGSHGQLGHGELVGETEPRVLEALWGVAMAGVAAGNWHSVCISSGGDVYTWGWNESGQLGMPARALNEARRLTGQDAATHLQSDGEEDSRGVFISIQAFPALVDIPEDSEVTKVSCGSRHTAAVTKTGDLFTWGWGDYGQLGHGTPHSSDQPMQVDYFSNQGLCVLDVVCGPWNTFVCAVEREPSLS
- the unc45a gene encoding protein unc-45 homolog A → MNTNGKEKDSLVLREEGNSLFKSGDVEGAVCRYTQALKLTDSPSEKAVLHRNRAACYLKLEDYSRAEADASKALETDPGDVKARFRRAQALQKLGRLDQAFLDAQWCTQLETKNKAFQEMLRQIGAQIQQKTVQSSSTDARVQQMFNLLLDASSQPSDQQKAAQNLVVLSREEAGAEQIFRNDGVKLLQKLLEFKQEDVVLSALRSLVGLCTGHQSRTMAIVNEMGMEKLCSIMGSESDSVSLAACHLLQVMFEALTQGMKKDVRGKDAAILPEPSRELRSMLQHLLDMLPAPSVSGSGRDSAINLLVKQVPRKSQKDPDNSLTLWVIDQGLKKILEVAGTIPEVSGGPPLSDNTHMSCSVLLNKLYDDLKGDKERENFSRLCEEYVQQHFGSSALDRKLRAIQTVSALLQGPSDVGNRCLELSGVMDAVISQCGSHNLVHQQVAVEALIHAAGKAKRASFITANGVALLKDLYKKSENDGIRVRALVGLCKLGSAGGTDFSMKQFAEGSTLKLAKQSRKWLCNESLPASSRRWAIEGLAYLTFDADVKEELVEDKQALQAMFQLAKSDDKTVLFAVGSTLVNCTNSYDVEKPDPQLVELAKYAKQHVPEEHPKDAQSFVQQRLAKLLGAGVVSALVCMVKQESPTLTDACRECISRVFLALVERQEDRGTVVAQGGGKALIPLASEGTDVGKIKAAQALAKIAITSNPEIAFPGERVYEVVRPLVTLLKLECTLLQNFEALMALTNLAGVSERLRQKIIKEKAVPKVEGYMFEEQALVRAAATECMCNLVLSTEVQQLFIATGNDRLKLLVLYSGEDDDRLRKAAAGTLAMLTSEQPQLCSRIPDTTSHWLEILQSLLLNDNVELQLRGAVITHNMMQAERSLAQQLMESEALEILSVLAKRGAPGQGPVARTAKQCLDVALEYGFIKSTGDQGEGGHSAEP